The following are from one region of the Odontesthes bonariensis isolate fOdoBon6 chromosome 16, fOdoBon6.hap1, whole genome shotgun sequence genome:
- the dpp3 gene encoding dipeptidyl peptidase 3 isoform X1: MNTMRHGRMIPTFFQLWKKVSTRMGFEPTRAEHNGLAVHRLNHSATSSCDPCTSTCSTSVLNFKVKMVDSQYYLPNDIGVSALDCGEAFRLLSPQEKLYSHYLSRAAWYGGLAVLLQTSPESADIFVLLQRIFRKQKPAQLEQVATVAGLNAEEYQAFLVYAAGLYANMGNYKSFGDTKFIPNLPKEKLEALVRASQAFQDQPAEMEALWSSCSCLLYSLEDRQKQLGLGNKGITAYFSGNCCLEDAELTQRFLDSKKLSAYNTRLFKKDNGGKACYEVRLASAVQKDCAVDGECESCCGSFSFEDKEFIVKRGDYSPLMEKVCHNLQQAEAYAANENQRKMLEEYRRSFTLGSVDAHKEGSRYWIKDKGPIVESYIGFIESYRDPFGSRGEFEGFVAVVNKAMSERFAKLVSSAEVLLPELPWPREFEKDTFLKPDFTSLDVLTFAGSGIPAGINIPNYDDIRQSEGFKNVSLGNVLAVAYATKKEKLTFLEEKDKDLFIKWKGPSFEVQVGLHELLGHGSGKLFVQDDGGKFNFDQSKVINPETGEPVSSWYRGSETWDSKFSTIASSYEECRAECVGLYLCLKEQVLRIFGHEGQEAEDVVYINWLSMVRAGLLGLEFYTPESKSWRQAHMQARFVILRVLLEAGEDLVGLEEVTGEDGKPDARITLNRSKIHTVGKDAIHRFLCKLQILKSTADVEGGRALYEGYSTVGDSGAHKFLRLRETVLLRKEARKMFVQANTAVNGETVELVEYEGSAAGLIRSFTERFQDDAEQLEADLLDLSKRDAPCWC, translated from the exons TACCTCAGTGTTGAACTTCAAGGTCAAGATGGTGGACTCGCAGTACTACCTCCCAAATGACATTGGTGTCTCTGCACTTGACTGTGGCGAAGCCTTTCGTCTGCTATCACCTCAGGAGAAGTTGTATTCCCACTACCTGTCACGCGCTGCTTG GTACGGGGGTCTGGCAGTGCTGCTGCAAACATCCCCGGAGTCTGCAGACAtctttgtgctgctgcagagaaTCTTCAGGAAGCAGAAGCCGGCCCAGCTGGAACAGGTCGCCACAGTAGCTGGACTCAACGCTGAGGAGTACCAG GCCTTCTTGGTGTATGCAGCGGGTCTGTATGCAAACATGGGCAACTACAAGTCTTTTGGAGACACCAAATTCATTCCAAATCTCCCAAAG GAAAAGCTGGAAGCTCTGGTGAGGGCCAGTCAAGCATTTCAGGACCAGCCTGCTGAGATGGAGGCTCTGTGGAGCAGCTGCTCATGTCTCCTCTACTCGCTGGAAGACAGGCAGAAGCAGCTGGGCCTGGGCAACAAG gGAATTACCGCCTATTTCTCAGGAAACTGCTGCCTGGAGGATGCTGAGCTTACTCAGAGGTTCCTTGACTCAAAA AAACTGTCTGCCTACAACACGCGTCTGTTCAAGAAGGACAATGGAGGCAAAGCCTGCTATGAGGTGCGCTTGGCTTCAGCTGTGCAGAAAG ACTGTGCAGTGGATGGAGAGTGCGAGtcctgctgcggcagcttcagCTTCGAAGACAAAGAGTTCATCGTGAAGCGGGGAGACTACAGTCCTCTAATGGAGAAAGTCTGCCACAACCTACAACAAGCTGAG GCTTACGCTGCTAATGAGAACCAGAGGAAGATGCTGGAAGAGTACAGGCGCAGCTTCACCTTGGGTTCTGTTGACGCCCACAAAGAGGGCTCACGCTACTGGATCAAAGACAAGGGACCGATTGTAGAGAG TTATATAGGTTTCATAGAGAGCTACAGAGACCCATTTGGCTCCAGAGGAGAGTTTGAAG GTTTTGTTGCCGTTGTGAACAAGGCGATGAGCGAGCGTTTTGCCAAGCTGGTGAGCTCGGCAGAGGTGTTGCTTCCTGAGTTGCCTTGGCCCCGGGAGTTTGAGAAGGACACGTTCCTCAAGCCAGACTTCACCTCGCTGGATGTTCTCACCTTCGCTGGGAGTGGAATACCGGCTGGCATCAACATCCCCAACT atgATGACATCAGACAGTCGGAGGGCTTTAAGAATGTGTCGCTAGGCAACGTGCTGGCTGTAGCCTACGCtacaaagaaggaaaaactcACCTTCCTTGAGGAAAAAGACAAG GATCTGTTCATTAAATGGAAAGGTCCATCCTTTGAGGTGCAGGTTGGACTTCATGAGCTGCTGGGCCATGGAAGCGGCAAGCTGTTTGTCCAG GATGACGGTGGCAAGTTCAACTTCGATCAGAGCAAAGTGATCAACCCGGAGACCGGGGAGCCG GTGTCCAGCTGGTATCGGGGCAGTGAGACGTGGGACAGTAAATTCTCTACGATTGCTTCTTCTTACGAGGAATGCCGCGCTGAATGCGTTGGACTCTATTTGTGTCTAAAAGAACAAGTGCTCAG AATTTTTGGCCATGAAGGACAGGAAGCAGAGGATGTGGTGTACATCAACTGGCTGAGCATGGTCAGAGCAGGACTGTTGGGTCTGGAGTTCTACACTCCTGAGAGTAAGAGCTGGAGACAG GCTCACATGCAGGCTCGCTTCGTGATCCTGCGTGTTCTGCTGGAGGCCGGGGAGGACCTGGTGGGCCTGGAGGAAGTGACCGGCGAGGACGGCAAGCCTGACGCACGGATCACTCTGAACCGCAGCAAGATCCACACTGTGGGCAAGGACGCCATCCACAGGTTCCTCTGTAAACTGCAG ATCCTCAAGTCAACCGCTGATGTGGAAGGAGGCAGAGCTCTCTATGAAGGTTACTCCACCGTCGGCGACAGCGGCGCTCACAAGTTCCTGCGTCTGCGCGAGACGGTGCTGCTGAGGAAGGAAGCTCGAAAGATGTTTGTTCAGGCCAACACTGCAGTGAATG GGGAGACGGTAGAACTGGTTGAATATGAGGGCAGCGCCGCAGGTTTGATCCGCTCCTTCACTGAGCGCTTCCAAGATGACGCAGAGCAGCTGGAGGCCGACCTCTTGGATCTCAGCAAAAGAGACGCACCCTGCTGGTGTTGA
- the dpp3 gene encoding dipeptidyl peptidase 3 isoform X2, giving the protein MVDSQYYLPNDIGVSALDCGEAFRLLSPQEKLYSHYLSRAAWYGGLAVLLQTSPESADIFVLLQRIFRKQKPAQLEQVATVAGLNAEEYQAFLVYAAGLYANMGNYKSFGDTKFIPNLPKEKLEALVRASQAFQDQPAEMEALWSSCSCLLYSLEDRQKQLGLGNKGITAYFSGNCCLEDAELTQRFLDSKKLSAYNTRLFKKDNGGKACYEVRLASAVQKDCAVDGECESCCGSFSFEDKEFIVKRGDYSPLMEKVCHNLQQAEAYAANENQRKMLEEYRRSFTLGSVDAHKEGSRYWIKDKGPIVESYIGFIESYRDPFGSRGEFEGFVAVVNKAMSERFAKLVSSAEVLLPELPWPREFEKDTFLKPDFTSLDVLTFAGSGIPAGINIPNYDDIRQSEGFKNVSLGNVLAVAYATKKEKLTFLEEKDKDLFIKWKGPSFEVQVGLHELLGHGSGKLFVQDDGGKFNFDQSKVINPETGEPVSSWYRGSETWDSKFSTIASSYEECRAECVGLYLCLKEQVLRIFGHEGQEAEDVVYINWLSMVRAGLLGLEFYTPESKSWRQAHMQARFVILRVLLEAGEDLVGLEEVTGEDGKPDARITLNRSKIHTVGKDAIHRFLCKLQILKSTADVEGGRALYEGYSTVGDSGAHKFLRLRETVLLRKEARKMFVQANTAVNGETVELVEYEGSAAGLIRSFTERFQDDAEQLEADLLDLSKRDAPCWC; this is encoded by the exons ATGGTGGACTCGCAGTACTACCTCCCAAATGACATTGGTGTCTCTGCACTTGACTGTGGCGAAGCCTTTCGTCTGCTATCACCTCAGGAGAAGTTGTATTCCCACTACCTGTCACGCGCTGCTTG GTACGGGGGTCTGGCAGTGCTGCTGCAAACATCCCCGGAGTCTGCAGACAtctttgtgctgctgcagagaaTCTTCAGGAAGCAGAAGCCGGCCCAGCTGGAACAGGTCGCCACAGTAGCTGGACTCAACGCTGAGGAGTACCAG GCCTTCTTGGTGTATGCAGCGGGTCTGTATGCAAACATGGGCAACTACAAGTCTTTTGGAGACACCAAATTCATTCCAAATCTCCCAAAG GAAAAGCTGGAAGCTCTGGTGAGGGCCAGTCAAGCATTTCAGGACCAGCCTGCTGAGATGGAGGCTCTGTGGAGCAGCTGCTCATGTCTCCTCTACTCGCTGGAAGACAGGCAGAAGCAGCTGGGCCTGGGCAACAAG gGAATTACCGCCTATTTCTCAGGAAACTGCTGCCTGGAGGATGCTGAGCTTACTCAGAGGTTCCTTGACTCAAAA AAACTGTCTGCCTACAACACGCGTCTGTTCAAGAAGGACAATGGAGGCAAAGCCTGCTATGAGGTGCGCTTGGCTTCAGCTGTGCAGAAAG ACTGTGCAGTGGATGGAGAGTGCGAGtcctgctgcggcagcttcagCTTCGAAGACAAAGAGTTCATCGTGAAGCGGGGAGACTACAGTCCTCTAATGGAGAAAGTCTGCCACAACCTACAACAAGCTGAG GCTTACGCTGCTAATGAGAACCAGAGGAAGATGCTGGAAGAGTACAGGCGCAGCTTCACCTTGGGTTCTGTTGACGCCCACAAAGAGGGCTCACGCTACTGGATCAAAGACAAGGGACCGATTGTAGAGAG TTATATAGGTTTCATAGAGAGCTACAGAGACCCATTTGGCTCCAGAGGAGAGTTTGAAG GTTTTGTTGCCGTTGTGAACAAGGCGATGAGCGAGCGTTTTGCCAAGCTGGTGAGCTCGGCAGAGGTGTTGCTTCCTGAGTTGCCTTGGCCCCGGGAGTTTGAGAAGGACACGTTCCTCAAGCCAGACTTCACCTCGCTGGATGTTCTCACCTTCGCTGGGAGTGGAATACCGGCTGGCATCAACATCCCCAACT atgATGACATCAGACAGTCGGAGGGCTTTAAGAATGTGTCGCTAGGCAACGTGCTGGCTGTAGCCTACGCtacaaagaaggaaaaactcACCTTCCTTGAGGAAAAAGACAAG GATCTGTTCATTAAATGGAAAGGTCCATCCTTTGAGGTGCAGGTTGGACTTCATGAGCTGCTGGGCCATGGAAGCGGCAAGCTGTTTGTCCAG GATGACGGTGGCAAGTTCAACTTCGATCAGAGCAAAGTGATCAACCCGGAGACCGGGGAGCCG GTGTCCAGCTGGTATCGGGGCAGTGAGACGTGGGACAGTAAATTCTCTACGATTGCTTCTTCTTACGAGGAATGCCGCGCTGAATGCGTTGGACTCTATTTGTGTCTAAAAGAACAAGTGCTCAG AATTTTTGGCCATGAAGGACAGGAAGCAGAGGATGTGGTGTACATCAACTGGCTGAGCATGGTCAGAGCAGGACTGTTGGGTCTGGAGTTCTACACTCCTGAGAGTAAGAGCTGGAGACAG GCTCACATGCAGGCTCGCTTCGTGATCCTGCGTGTTCTGCTGGAGGCCGGGGAGGACCTGGTGGGCCTGGAGGAAGTGACCGGCGAGGACGGCAAGCCTGACGCACGGATCACTCTGAACCGCAGCAAGATCCACACTGTGGGCAAGGACGCCATCCACAGGTTCCTCTGTAAACTGCAG ATCCTCAAGTCAACCGCTGATGTGGAAGGAGGCAGAGCTCTCTATGAAGGTTACTCCACCGTCGGCGACAGCGGCGCTCACAAGTTCCTGCGTCTGCGCGAGACGGTGCTGCTGAGGAAGGAAGCTCGAAAGATGTTTGTTCAGGCCAACACTGCAGTGAATG GGGAGACGGTAGAACTGGTTGAATATGAGGGCAGCGCCGCAGGTTTGATCCGCTCCTTCACTGAGCGCTTCCAAGATGACGCAGAGCAGCTGGAGGCCGACCTCTTGGATCTCAGCAAAAGAGACGCACCCTGCTGGTGTTGA